From Salinibacterium sp. ZJ450, one genomic window encodes:
- a CDS encoding LLM class flavin-dependent oxidoreductase: protein MSTAIAQCWTSISRFHDPRMAPTIETAETYEAEGWDGVRYPDTQSIAPEMFVVLSAIAQRTQRIHFSSGVAVPLTRHPAVMASGFAALQESSGGRANLVIGRGDTALAHIGLSPTRLRYLERYIRHLKTYLEGGSIPLAEAAPTMEGAVHGFDDLAAGHFPPASALVWMDRDVPRVPIEVAATGPKAIQMAGRVADRVALFLGADRERIAWAIDLARGAAEQAGRDPGELSFSAYVPISVVDADISAERAKELMMPFVMAGSRFRVMDREVRGAASDHERTVLESIRDSYDINQHAKSTQGRASVDDEYLDSYAIVGEPAYCLDRLQDIAELGVDRFSMMFSTPDQPEHEEVRGRLVHHILPVLQGR, encoded by the coding sequence CGATCTCTCGCTTCCACGATCCGCGCATGGCGCCGACGATCGAAACGGCCGAAACCTATGAGGCAGAAGGGTGGGATGGTGTCCGCTATCCGGATACCCAGTCGATCGCTCCCGAGATGTTCGTGGTCCTGTCGGCGATCGCCCAGCGCACCCAGCGCATCCACTTCTCCAGCGGCGTGGCCGTCCCGCTCACCAGACATCCTGCCGTGATGGCGAGCGGATTCGCTGCGCTGCAGGAGTCCTCGGGTGGTCGTGCGAATCTCGTGATAGGCCGTGGCGACACGGCACTCGCGCACATTGGACTCTCGCCGACACGCCTGCGATACCTCGAGCGCTACATCCGTCACCTGAAGACATACCTCGAGGGCGGGTCGATCCCGCTGGCCGAAGCGGCGCCGACCATGGAGGGCGCGGTGCACGGTTTCGACGACCTCGCCGCAGGTCACTTTCCGCCGGCGAGTGCGCTGGTCTGGATGGATCGCGATGTGCCACGCGTCCCCATCGAGGTGGCCGCAACCGGGCCGAAAGCTATCCAGATGGCGGGCCGGGTCGCCGACCGTGTCGCGCTCTTCCTCGGCGCCGACCGTGAACGCATCGCGTGGGCGATCGACCTCGCTCGCGGTGCCGCCGAGCAGGCCGGACGTGATCCGGGCGAGCTGTCGTTCAGCGCCTATGTTCCGATCAGCGTGGTCGACGCGGACATCTCCGCTGAACGTGCAAAGGAGCTGATGATGCCGTTCGTCATGGCCGGGTCCCGGTTCCGGGTGATGGACCGCGAAGTGCGAGGCGCAGCCAGCGACCACGAGCGGACCGTGCTGGAGAGCATCCGCGATTCCTACGACATCAACCAGCACGCAAAGTCCACGCAGGGCCGCGCGTCCGTAGACGACGAATACCTCGACTCGTATGCGATCGTCGGGGAGCCGGCGTATTGCCTGGACCGGTTGCAGGACATCGCCGAACTCGGCGTGGACCGATTCTCGATGATGTTCTCGACCCCGGATCAGCCGGAACACGAGGAGGTCCGCGGCCGCTTGGTGCACCACATCCTGCCTGTCCTCCAGGGGCGATGA
- a CDS encoding acyl-CoA dehydrogenase family protein: MMLIEMPTIGTEVDFLERAKSIASIIESEAEATERETDVTDVAADAMKEQGLFWMFVPRHYGGGQVDIVTALKVIEEVSRADGSTGWVLMATSIGTRNSSFFLPKEGADELFGGPTKAITAGYAAPLGTAVEVDGGLIGSAERLQFGSGSKFTTHMACVMRVFNEDGTQKMVDDKTPDIRAYIAPKDQITMLGNWDVMGLVGTGSYDYALPERFLPDKYTLRSNFWTDPALPVAGSELNRGTIGFAGHIGVVLGLMKRALEEVANIVPGKKRQGYDTTVDKNQVFLTDFARADAKYHAVRSYAFEVLAEAEVSAHTNGEVSAELTSRVKQVTTWVHEVGTEVINFAALWGASQTIRNPSALGRVLRDMSVARNHLAADPIGLIQSAGPILSSWQRAQ; the protein is encoded by the coding sequence ATGATGCTCATCGAGATGCCCACGATCGGAACCGAGGTCGATTTCCTTGAGCGAGCGAAGTCGATCGCTTCCATCATCGAGAGCGAGGCGGAAGCCACCGAGCGCGAAACCGACGTGACGGATGTCGCCGCCGACGCGATGAAAGAGCAAGGGCTTTTCTGGATGTTCGTCCCGCGCCACTACGGCGGCGGTCAGGTCGATATCGTCACCGCCCTGAAGGTCATCGAGGAGGTCTCGCGCGCCGACGGATCCACGGGCTGGGTGCTCATGGCAACGTCGATCGGCACGCGCAACAGCTCGTTTTTCCTGCCGAAGGAAGGCGCCGACGAGCTGTTCGGCGGCCCTACGAAGGCCATCACGGCAGGCTACGCCGCCCCACTCGGCACGGCCGTCGAGGTGGACGGCGGCCTGATTGGCAGCGCCGAAAGACTCCAATTCGGGAGCGGGTCGAAATTCACGACCCACATGGCATGTGTCATGCGCGTCTTCAACGAGGACGGCACTCAGAAGATGGTGGATGACAAGACACCGGACATTCGGGCCTACATCGCTCCGAAAGACCAGATCACGATGCTCGGCAACTGGGACGTAATGGGTCTCGTCGGAACCGGAAGCTACGACTACGCGCTGCCCGAGCGATTCCTTCCCGACAAGTACACGCTTCGGTCCAACTTCTGGACGGACCCCGCGCTGCCGGTGGCCGGATCAGAACTGAACCGCGGCACGATCGGATTCGCCGGTCACATTGGCGTCGTGCTGGGCCTCATGAAGCGGGCACTCGAAGAGGTGGCGAACATCGTGCCAGGCAAGAAGCGCCAAGGCTACGACACCACGGTCGACAAGAACCAGGTGTTCCTGACGGATTTCGCCAGAGCAGATGCCAAGTACCACGCAGTACGCAGCTACGCGTTCGAGGTGCTGGCCGAAGCCGAGGTGTCCGCGCACACGAACGGCGAGGTCTCGGCCGAGCTGACGTCGCGCGTCAAGCAGGTCACCACGTGGGTGCACGAGGTCGGCACCGAGGTCATCAACTTCGCCGCCCTTTGGGGTGCCTCGCAAACCATCCGCAACCCGAGCGCTCTGGGACGCGTCCTGCGCGACATGTCGGTCGCCCGGAACCACCTGGCCGCCGACCCGATCGGCCTGATCCAGTCGGCCGGGCCGATCCTGTCCTCCTGGCAGCGAGCTCAGTAG
- a CDS encoding SDR family NAD(P)-dependent oxidoreductase — protein sequence MSDPAMFTEKYGPWAVVVGGSEGIGSAFANELASRGINPVLVARTQSTLDEAAEGIRSANPGVEVRTIAVDLSVPEGAEQIIAATDGLEIGTLVYNVGSEPKYGDFIDHDWDMLASRLQRNFVSKARLVHHFAGLMAPRGRGALVLMGSVAGFGGSPGFALYASSKAFGHTLGEGLWVELAKHGIDVLTPVVGQTNTPTMVKAYGRVDGAAEPADIAREALDRVTNGPIWIEDKVRDLVAGRIGSEPAERVKTIGERAARMASGNPVGVS from the coding sequence ATGTCTGATCCCGCAATGTTCACCGAAAAGTACGGCCCCTGGGCGGTGGTCGTGGGCGGTTCCGAGGGTATCGGTTCTGCGTTCGCGAACGAGCTCGCCTCCCGGGGGATCAACCCCGTGCTCGTTGCTCGCACCCAGTCGACGCTCGACGAAGCAGCCGAGGGCATCCGCTCGGCGAACCCCGGTGTGGAGGTTCGCACGATAGCCGTCGACCTCTCCGTGCCGGAGGGTGCCGAGCAGATCATCGCGGCGACCGACGGACTCGAGATCGGTACGCTCGTCTACAACGTCGGCTCGGAGCCGAAATACGGCGATTTCATCGATCACGACTGGGACATGCTCGCCAGCCGGTTGCAGCGCAATTTCGTGTCCAAGGCTCGCCTCGTGCACCACTTCGCGGGTCTGATGGCGCCACGAGGTCGCGGTGCGCTCGTGCTGATGGGCTCGGTCGCCGGGTTCGGCGGCTCGCCCGGATTCGCGCTCTATGCGTCCAGCAAAGCGTTCGGGCACACCCTGGGAGAGGGGCTGTGGGTCGAGCTCGCGAAACACGGCATCGACGTGCTGACGCCTGTCGTCGGTCAGACGAACACTCCCACGATGGTGAAGGCATACGGCCGCGTCGACGGCGCGGCAGAGCCCGCCGACATCGCCCGTGAGGCGCTCGACCGGGTGACCAACGGTCCGATCTGGATCGAAGACAAGGTTCGTGATCTCGTCGCCGGGCGCATTGGATCTGAGCCGGCTGAGCGAGTCAAAACGATCGGCGAGCGCGCTGCACGCATGGCCTCCGGCAACCCGGTGGGGGTGAGCTGA
- a CDS encoding SDR family NAD(P)-dependent oxidoreductase, whose translation MPLLDSPFSLTGRSAVVTGAGSGIGRGIALVLASQGARVWVADLDQAGADATVADIRGRGWTAESASLDVTDAAASHALADQVADTHGSVDIWVNNAGITADGPPSTVDDDELLKIWKVNFLGVVHGSQAAARRMVDQARKGSIVNITTGGVDKAMDGIAAYTSSKAAAHQYSRSLALELGPRGVRVNTVAAGWVETGITRRHYGEGVDRESDLQEKVKRTPLGFIGDEYDQGYAVLYLVSDAARFVTGAVLRPNGGTSMQW comes from the coding sequence ATGCCCCTGCTTGACAGCCCCTTTTCACTGACCGGGCGCAGTGCCGTCGTCACCGGCGCTGGCAGCGGCATCGGCCGAGGAATCGCACTGGTGCTCGCCAGCCAGGGCGCGCGCGTCTGGGTCGCGGACCTCGATCAGGCTGGTGCGGATGCCACGGTTGCCGACATCCGCGGTCGCGGCTGGACAGCCGAAAGCGCATCGCTCGACGTCACCGACGCCGCCGCCTCGCACGCACTCGCCGACCAGGTCGCCGACACCCACGGTTCGGTCGACATCTGGGTGAATAACGCAGGCATCACGGCTGACGGTCCGCCCTCCACCGTGGATGATGACGAACTGCTCAAAATCTGGAAGGTCAACTTCCTCGGTGTCGTGCACGGCTCGCAGGCAGCAGCCCGTCGCATGGTCGACCAGGCGCGCAAGGGGTCGATCGTCAACATCACCACCGGCGGCGTTGACAAGGCCATGGATGGGATCGCCGCATACACTTCGTCGAAGGCCGCCGCACACCAGTACTCCCGGTCGCTCGCGCTCGAACTCGGCCCCAGAGGAGTGCGGGTCAACACCGTCGCCGCCGGCTGGGTCGAAACCGGAATCACACGCCGCCACTACGGCGAGGGTGTCGATCGCGAGAGCGACCTTCAAGAGAAGGTCAAGCGCACCCCGCTGGGCTTCATCGGCGATGAGTACGACCAGGGCTATGCAGTCCTGTATCTGGTTTCGGATGCGGCGAGGTTCGTCACGGGCGCGGTACTGCGTCCCAACGGCGGCACCTCCATGCAGTGGTAG
- a CDS encoding cytochrome P450: MTIVSQQTTDAPPAFPQLRDDPLQPPKAYVEWREETPAKLVTLQNGKTAWVVARQKEAREVFESPFISRDPSLEEFPQVRRGMSFRRNDLIMNHMDPPLHGKFRKMLAPWFTMKKINEQRDDLQKVVDDAVDRLLTFETPVNFHKEFSLVIPSTVICKVLGIDYSYHEYFERYATVITRAGSSAEDFAAATQGLFGICEQLVDESIKNPGGGVLQVLTDKMQAGEINREQAVAHTYVMVVGGHETTAHTISLGFLQLFRDPALADFLRENTDRIPDAITEMLRLQAINDGSVARITTAEIDLGGVKIPAGAGIIPLMSPSHRDPRSWDNADVFDIDRDNSKHLALGGGIHSCLGQNLARAELEIVFETILRRIPTLRLAGSESDIGFQRDGFVFGVYDLPVAW; this comes from the coding sequence ATGACGATCGTGAGTCAACAGACGACCGATGCTCCTCCGGCATTTCCGCAGCTGCGTGATGACCCGCTGCAGCCTCCCAAGGCCTATGTCGAGTGGCGGGAGGAGACTCCGGCGAAGCTGGTGACACTGCAGAACGGCAAGACGGCGTGGGTCGTGGCGCGGCAGAAGGAGGCGCGGGAGGTCTTCGAGAGCCCGTTCATCTCGCGGGATCCGAGCCTGGAGGAGTTTCCCCAGGTCCGTCGCGGCATGAGCTTCCGCCGTAACGACCTGATCATGAACCACATGGATCCGCCGCTGCATGGCAAGTTCCGCAAGATGCTCGCGCCGTGGTTCACGATGAAGAAGATCAACGAGCAGCGAGACGACCTCCAGAAGGTCGTCGACGATGCCGTCGACCGGCTCCTGACATTCGAGACACCGGTGAACTTTCACAAGGAGTTCAGCCTCGTCATCCCGTCGACGGTGATCTGCAAGGTTTTGGGCATCGACTACTCGTACCACGAGTACTTCGAGCGCTATGCGACCGTGATCACCCGGGCCGGTTCGTCTGCCGAAGACTTTGCCGCCGCAACGCAGGGGCTCTTCGGGATCTGCGAGCAGCTCGTCGACGAGTCGATCAAGAATCCGGGCGGCGGCGTGCTGCAGGTGCTCACCGACAAGATGCAGGCGGGTGAGATCAACCGGGAACAGGCGGTCGCGCACACCTACGTCATGGTCGTCGGCGGACACGAAACCACCGCGCACACGATCTCGCTCGGTTTCCTGCAGCTGTTCCGGGATCCTGCGCTCGCCGATTTCCTGCGAGAGAACACAGACCGGATCCCCGACGCCATCACCGAGATGCTGCGCCTCCAAGCGATCAACGACGGGTCGGTGGCTCGCATCACCACCGCCGAGATCGACCTCGGTGGCGTGAAGATCCCGGCGGGAGCGGGGATCATTCCGCTCATGTCGCCCTCGCACCGTGATCCGCGGTCCTGGGATAACGCCGACGTGTTCGACATCGACCGCGACAACAGCAAGCATCTCGCGCTCGGAGGAGGCATCCACTCCTGCCTGGGCCAGAACCTTGCTCGTGCGGAGCTGGAAATCGTCTTCGAGACGATTTTGCGTCGTATCCCCACGTTGCGCCTGGCCGGTTCCGAGAGCGACATCGGCTTCCAGCGCGACGGCTTCGTGTTCGGCGTCTACGACCTCCCGGTCGCATGGTGA
- a CDS encoding MFS transporter, whose amino-acid sequence MLLALLTALGGLATGLYLPAFPEIAIEYETDAAGVHLTYWLYLVGFGVGQIVFGPVSDRFGRRRPLVVASAVCLVASILVAIAPTLTVMAGARVLQAIGAAGGVVIARAIVSDKATGFALARKMNLMVSLSMFAAVISPLAGSVLVTFLPWHVTLWVIVPVAVIVLAGVILIIPETLPRWRRSRRVELADLGRVFRNARYASFLLVSAAASCALLSYTGASPFIYQTVLGFSALGYGILYSINALGMVGLTYLSAVLAMRGVHPARTLGVGVGVLVIAAIAAFVVPSAALPFVLFIATANHGLITGNAAALALSEVRHVAGSGSASLGGAQFVAGGIGASVVGVDGAESTTPYLVVLATSAAAALIAYLTGMSRRGGGRME is encoded by the coding sequence GTGCTCCTCGCGCTCCTCACCGCGCTGGGCGGGTTGGCAACGGGGCTCTATCTGCCCGCCTTCCCCGAAATTGCGATTGAATACGAGACGGATGCGGCCGGCGTCCACCTGACCTATTGGCTCTACCTGGTCGGTTTCGGTGTCGGCCAGATCGTGTTCGGTCCCGTGTCAGACCGATTCGGACGCCGCCGCCCGTTGGTGGTGGCATCCGCGGTCTGCCTGGTGGCCTCCATCCTGGTGGCGATCGCACCGACCCTCACCGTCATGGCGGGCGCGCGGGTGCTCCAGGCGATCGGCGCCGCCGGCGGTGTCGTCATCGCCCGCGCAATCGTCTCCGACAAGGCCACCGGGTTTGCTCTCGCGCGCAAGATGAACCTCATGGTGAGCCTCTCGATGTTCGCCGCGGTGATCTCGCCCCTGGCCGGGAGTGTCCTTGTGACGTTTCTGCCCTGGCATGTGACGCTCTGGGTGATCGTGCCGGTGGCCGTCATTGTCCTCGCCGGTGTGATCCTGATCATCCCCGAGACGCTCCCCCGCTGGAGAAGATCACGTCGAGTCGAACTGGCTGACCTCGGCCGAGTCTTCCGTAATGCGCGGTATGCGAGCTTCCTGCTGGTCTCTGCAGCGGCAAGTTGTGCACTGCTCTCCTATACCGGGGCGTCGCCGTTCATCTATCAAACGGTTCTGGGCTTCTCGGCGCTCGGTTACGGCATCCTCTACTCGATCAACGCGCTTGGAATGGTCGGGCTCACTTACCTGTCGGCTGTGCTTGCCATGCGTGGCGTTCACCCGGCCAGGACTCTGGGCGTCGGTGTCGGAGTGCTCGTGATCGCCGCCATTGCTGCGTTCGTTGTGCCATCGGCCGCATTGCCCTTCGTGCTCTTTATAGCCACCGCGAACCACGGGCTGATCACGGGCAACGCTGCGGCCCTCGCCCTCTCTGAAGTTCGCCATGTCGCCGGATCCGGCTCAGCGTCCCTGGGCGGCGCTCAGTTTGTCGCTGGCGGCATCGGCGCGTCAGTCGTCGGCGTCGACGGTGCTGAATCCACCACGCCCTATCTCGTCGTGCTCGCGACATCCGCCGCGGCCGCCCTGATCGCGTACCTCACCGGAATGTCACGCCGCGGGGGCGGCCGCATGGAATGA
- a CDS encoding alpha/beta hydrolase, with amino-acid sequence MTNADAEKLANLYLSWNERRAANQNDPIVFLRTLFQEWEQMSTEVPGVWYETVDGPVTGIRAVPIGADETAAVLHVHGGGYIGGSSSSHRKFAGHLAKAIGVPAFAVDYRLAPEHKYPAQLDDVRAAFEWLVAGGVSPSRIIVAGDSAGGALATALALQLRDEGGAGPGAVVALSPYYDSEGLGDSFESNVSSDIMAGARGRAGIHANVSMFIADESQRTSPYVTALRADVTGLPPHFLTVGSGELLVDGVRRFGDMLRDSGIPVEVEVVPNMQHVFPLMAGTAPEADATVRAAAEFVHTHVPPHQREVTNAPA; translated from the coding sequence ATGACAAACGCTGACGCGGAAAAACTCGCCAACCTGTACCTGAGCTGGAACGAGCGGCGGGCCGCCAACCAGAACGACCCGATCGTCTTCCTCCGAACCCTGTTCCAGGAATGGGAGCAGATGAGCACCGAGGTTCCCGGAGTCTGGTATGAGACCGTCGACGGTCCCGTCACGGGCATTCGCGCCGTACCAATCGGCGCCGATGAGACCGCCGCCGTCCTCCATGTCCACGGTGGTGGCTACATCGGCGGCAGCTCCTCGAGCCATCGCAAATTCGCGGGACACTTGGCGAAGGCGATCGGCGTTCCGGCATTTGCCGTCGACTATCGGCTCGCACCCGAGCACAAGTACCCGGCTCAGCTCGATGATGTCCGCGCGGCCTTCGAGTGGCTCGTCGCAGGCGGGGTGTCCCCTTCGCGGATCATCGTTGCCGGCGACTCTGCCGGTGGAGCGCTAGCGACGGCACTGGCGCTTCAACTGCGCGACGAGGGCGGGGCAGGGCCTGGAGCAGTCGTTGCGCTATCGCCGTATTACGACAGCGAGGGCCTGGGCGACTCGTTCGAGTCGAACGTCTCCTCAGACATCATGGCGGGAGCGCGCGGGCGCGCCGGTATCCATGCCAACGTGTCGATGTTCATCGCCGACGAGAGCCAACGCACCAGTCCCTACGTGACCGCGTTGCGCGCAGACGTCACCGGATTGCCACCCCACTTCCTCACTGTCGGCAGCGGCGAACTCCTCGTCGACGGGGTGCGGAGATTCGGCGACATGCTCCGCGACAGCGGCATCCCCGTTGAAGTCGAAGTAGTCCCGAACATGCAGCATGTCTTCCCCCTTATGGCCGGCACCGCGCCGGAGGCGGACGCCACCGTCCGCGCTGCGGCCGAGTTCGTCCACACGCACGTTCCCCCGCACCAACGAGAGGTCACCAATGCCCCTGCTTGA
- a CDS encoding SDR family NAD(P)-dependent oxidoreductase, with amino-acid sequence MRSFTGSAVVTGAGSGIGRSIAHALATRGLGVVVADVELAAAEAVSSEIIAAGGRAIANQVDVRDLAAMEAMADRAEAEFGPTSVLVNNAGVTLRPFRASWDTSYEDFRWMFDINWWGVVHGHAAFVPRMLAGSGERQVVNTASTAAIHPFAGHSSYSASKAAVDAFTIAVRAELEVATEGFGASVLFPGPIKTRITSSARLRPTAEADASTSVKAWTEYTGDAARSKLIETADVDGELPHRASNSSEIIDADAVGKVVLDGIDRNQPYILTHPPHGDRITQRADELLAAGPR; translated from the coding sequence ATGCGATCATTCACAGGATCGGCGGTCGTCACCGGCGCAGGAAGCGGGATCGGGCGATCAATCGCCCACGCACTCGCCACTCGTGGCCTCGGCGTCGTCGTCGCTGACGTCGAACTCGCCGCGGCCGAAGCCGTGAGCAGCGAGATCATCGCGGCCGGCGGTCGCGCGATCGCGAACCAGGTAGACGTTCGTGACCTGGCCGCCATGGAAGCCATGGCCGATCGTGCGGAAGCCGAGTTCGGTCCGACGAGCGTGCTGGTGAACAACGCCGGCGTCACCCTGAGGCCGTTCCGAGCCTCGTGGGACACCAGCTACGAAGACTTCCGCTGGATGTTCGACATCAACTGGTGGGGCGTCGTGCACGGTCACGCTGCGTTCGTACCGAGAATGCTGGCCGGTTCCGGTGAACGGCAGGTCGTGAACACCGCCTCCACAGCAGCAATCCACCCGTTCGCCGGCCACTCCTCCTATTCCGCATCGAAGGCGGCCGTGGACGCATTCACCATCGCGGTGCGGGCCGAACTCGAAGTCGCGACTGAAGGATTCGGCGCGAGTGTCCTGTTCCCTGGTCCCATCAAGACCCGCATCACTTCCAGCGCGCGGCTCCGTCCGACCGCCGAGGCGGATGCGTCGACGTCGGTGAAGGCGTGGACTGAGTACACAGGTGACGCCGCGCGCAGCAAGCTCATCGAGACGGCGGATGTCGACGGCGAACTCCCTCACCGAGCGAGCAACTCCTCCGAGATCATCGACGCCGACGCAGTCGGCAAGGTGGTGCTCGACGGCATCGACCGCAACCAGCCGTACATCCTGACGCACCCCCCGCACGGGGATCGCATCACCCAGCGCGCCGACGAGCTGCTCGCCGCCGGGCCGCGCTGA
- a CDS encoding helix-turn-helix transcriptional regulator produces the protein MRPETQAALRIDDTYLRIVCEVLDEHDIDSRRVLAQAGLPRRLPGSGMTTSAETSIAFRRAFAAATDRRRELWPIVAGRLVLQATNPYGPATRTAPDVETIVRILERGDLYLTLTSVVPLRDAHERLVGIEFDLSNTPPDLMELDEIIVVTAHIRVWDSIWAGLFPYRGMELPVSLPLEAINRRDHVGVVRTSSRPRLHWYPEISIRRLPGANEYLHRQHVHNLEAMIDELRQSKNVRDRVVDRLCATGGVSCSVRDVAADLGTSARSLQRALEAQGLSFRTLRDSVRRELATSRLRDTAKPIAEIASDLGYASPTSFSDAFRTWFGQSPSAYRSGVERPQLGG, from the coding sequence TTGAGACCGGAAACGCAGGCTGCACTGCGCATCGACGACACTTATCTGCGAATCGTCTGTGAGGTTCTCGACGAGCACGACATCGACTCCCGTCGGGTTCTCGCGCAGGCGGGTTTGCCGAGGCGACTGCCGGGATCTGGGATGACCACGAGCGCGGAGACGAGCATCGCGTTCCGGCGTGCCTTCGCGGCGGCAACCGACCGTCGGCGCGAGCTCTGGCCGATTGTCGCAGGGCGGCTCGTGTTGCAGGCGACGAACCCCTACGGGCCGGCCACACGGACGGCGCCCGACGTCGAAACGATCGTTCGCATTCTGGAGCGGGGCGACCTGTATCTCACGCTCACGTCGGTCGTCCCGCTGCGCGACGCCCACGAGCGCCTCGTCGGTATCGAGTTCGACCTTTCCAATACTCCCCCCGACCTAATGGAGCTTGACGAGATCATCGTCGTGACGGCGCATATCCGCGTTTGGGACAGTATCTGGGCTGGTCTCTTTCCCTACCGCGGTATGGAGTTGCCAGTTTCGCTCCCTCTTGAGGCCATCAATCGGCGTGATCACGTGGGTGTCGTCCGAACATCGAGCCGTCCGCGGCTGCACTGGTATCCGGAGATAAGTATCCGTCGGCTGCCAGGAGCAAACGAGTATCTCCATCGGCAGCACGTGCACAACCTTGAAGCGATGATCGACGAACTGCGCCAGTCGAAAAACGTCCGGGATCGTGTAGTCGATCGGTTATGTGCGACGGGCGGGGTATCCTGCTCCGTGCGCGATGTAGCGGCGGATCTGGGCACGTCTGCACGTTCCCTGCAGCGAGCTCTGGAGGCCCAAGGTCTGTCGTTCCGAACGCTGCGGGACTCGGTCAGGCGAGAACTGGCGACGTCGAGGCTCCGCGACACCGCGAAACCGATAGCCGAAATCGCCAGCGACCTCGGCTACGCGTCGCCCACCAGCTTCAGCGACGCGTTCCGCACGTGGTTCGGGCAGTCCCCCTCCGCGTACCGATCCGGTGTCGAGCGCCCACAACTCGGCGGTTGA
- a CDS encoding nuclear transport factor 2 family protein, whose protein sequence is MVIGAPAKGGDQVEVALGFHRTLEAGDFDAFEALFTPDAVNELPFHSPVSPAEFVGAEAIAADYRKMISKRKDLQFTIHTVTTDADTNRVILEFSGRSIIGETGALYEQDYVGVFTIEGSQISRLRLYADPQRAAKALQPIR, encoded by the coding sequence ATGGTGATCGGTGCCCCCGCGAAGGGGGGAGACCAGGTCGAGGTCGCACTCGGGTTCCACCGCACCCTCGAGGCGGGCGACTTCGACGCTTTCGAAGCGTTGTTCACTCCGGATGCGGTGAACGAGTTGCCGTTCCATTCGCCGGTGAGCCCTGCCGAGTTTGTCGGGGCCGAGGCGATTGCCGCGGACTACCGCAAAATGATCTCCAAGCGCAAGGATCTGCAGTTCACCATCCACACGGTGACGACGGATGCGGACACGAATCGCGTGATCCTGGAGTTCTCCGGGCGGAGCATCATCGGTGAGACCGGAGCGCTCTACGAGCAGGACTACGTGGGCGTGTTCACGATTGAAGGATCGCAGATCAGCCGACTGCGGCTCTACGCGGACCCGCAGCGTGCGGCGAAGGCGTTGCAGCCGATCCGTTGA
- a CDS encoding nuclear transport factor 2 family protein translates to MVYDVTAEERNQISQGLYAYCRGLDRFDRELALSPFTADAALDYSGIYVGDAPGFMDWVWPFHEKLELNVHRVANVYIERNPSGDLVSESYVISLLRRRDGEVFIDRAGYGRYIDRWTATDDGRLAIIERDYVNDLVTESKNPRDGARAVAPVDGVPPLEARRDQNDASYRLFTAAPLPQPAAR, encoded by the coding sequence ATGGTCTACGACGTCACCGCCGAGGAGCGGAACCAGATCAGCCAGGGCCTGTACGCGTACTGCCGTGGCCTCGACCGCTTTGATCGCGAACTCGCACTGTCTCCCTTCACGGCAGACGCAGCCCTCGATTACAGCGGGATTTACGTGGGCGATGCGCCCGGCTTCATGGACTGGGTTTGGCCCTTCCACGAGAAGCTCGAGTTGAACGTTCACCGAGTCGCGAACGTATACATTGAACGCAATCCCTCGGGTGACCTCGTCAGCGAATCGTACGTCATATCCCTGTTGCGGCGCCGGGACGGCGAAGTTTTCATCGACCGAGCCGGATACGGCCGGTACATCGACCGCTGGACGGCGACCGACGATGGCCGCTTGGCAATCATCGAGCGGGACTACGTGAACGACCTTGTCACCGAGTCGAAGAACCCGCGAGACGGCGCTCGAGCAGTTGCCCCGGTGGACGGAGTTCCGCCGCTCGAGGCACGTCGTGATCAGAATGATGCGTCGTACCGATTGTTCACAGCAGCGCCCCTCCCGCAGCCAGCGGCGCGGTAA